In Anopheles gambiae chromosome 2, idAnoGambNW_F1_1, whole genome shotgun sequence, a single window of DNA contains:
- the LOC4577298 gene encoding uncharacterized protein LOC4577298, with amino-acid sequence MVDYCNTRSATSAATSIATPATFRPSKSRHGAREKSLPLHKSLGEGAMDAGQQARVRTVRLVRPHHGYSHRNLPITGSNFGFSIRGGLEYGTGFFVSAIERDSEADRQGLKVGDQIIRVNGYQVEDAVHRELAQFIANQERLIMKVRGLGILPIKERTADPLTWHVVSFGMSRDKQDALLLEEPCGGRDVKVILSVAPRTKLGCGICKGPDWKPGIFVQFTKEGGVAREAGLRPGDQILSCNGHSFAEATFGEAVAVMKSSHVLELVVRPSAGLDLFPGESSGYNSSASSVNGDQSPCWGDQTSKRLSIVREESITHDRRRLAAAPVATVPEMPPASDSKSGVPPPPPPQPQQQLHHQDEQQVQQQQQQQQQQLTPRGTLAGGATRRKNTTIIEFSERGAIVNPEAKQSETKTIIVEVHRSASAGSMVDDETGHGAAAAGTIIPPPPPLFADTVTTSSCQSVTNAAAASSSTTLAQEQASAAAAHHSLSNAISDELRRRAQKKAAPAGGGATDPATGPAAALTELENRLKEKNVRLRPVTMAISDERHTALMDEFRAVHKRMFKNGFDNAELKKQPPKTNDADHGQPIQDAVNGANGARKSPKGTMGRVAASEMAKASGDSAELESIESFKLNNPQQPPVRPPSYYFCPQATGPPTMKKSQKPIAVTISEYATSAGRTEEPKKTTRFDFGQLRSVTEAIGGGGPVGGPKEGPLSRQRQAPAT; translated from the exons ATGGTCGACTACTGTAACACACGATCGGCGACTAGTGCAGCTACCTCCATCGCGACTCCCGCCACCTTTCGACCAAGTAAATCGCGACATGGGGCACGTGAAAAATCCCTACCGCTGCACAAATCGCTCGGCGAAGGAGCGATGGACGCTGGGCAGCAGGCACGGGTGCGTACGGTGCGTCTGGTACGGCCCCACCATGGCTACAGTCATCGGAACCTACCGATCACGGGCAGCAACTTTGGCTTTTCCATACGCGGCGGGTTGGAGTACGGCACCGGGTTCTTCGTGTCCGCTATAGAGCGTGATTCTGAAGCTGATCGGCAGGGATTGAAG GTAGGAGATCAGATCATACGCGTCAATGGGTATCAGGTGGAGGATGCAGTACATCGCGAGCTGGCCCAATTCATTGCCAATCAGGAGCGACTGATCATGAAGGTGCGCGGGCTCGGCATCCTACCGATCAAAGA ACGTACAGCCGACCCGCTAACCTGGCACGTGGTGTCGTTTGGAATGTCGCGCGACAAGCAggacgcgctgctgctggaggaacCGTGCGGTGGGCGCGATGTGAAGGTGATCCTCTCGGTGGCACCCCGCACCAAGCTGGGCTGCGGCATTTGCAAGGGTCCCGACTGGAAGCCGGGCATATTTGTCCAGTTCACCAAGGAGGGAGGCGTGGCGCGGGAGGCCGGCTTACGGCCCGGCGATCAGATTCTGTCCTGCAATGGGCACAGCTTTGCCGAGGCCACGTTCGGCGAGGCGGTGGCCGTGATGAAGTCATCGCACGTGCTCGAGCTGGTGGTGCGCCCCAGTGCCGGGTTGGATCTGTTCCCGGGCGAATCGAGCGGCTACAACAGCTCGGCGAGCAGTGTCAACGGTGACCAGAGTCCGTGCTGGGGTGACCAGACGTCCAAGCGGCTAAGCATCGTGCGGGAGGAGTCGATCACGCACGATCGCCGTCGGCTGGCAGCGGCACCGGTCGCAACAGTACCGGAAATGCCACCAGCCAGCGATAGCAAATCGGGCGTCCCACCTCCACCGCCGCCTCAACCCCAACAACAACTCCATCATCAGGATGAACAACaggttcagcagcagcagcagcagcagcaacaacaactgaCCCCGAGGGGCACACTGGCTGGAGGGGCGACACGCAGGAAgaacaccaccatcatcgagTTCTCCGAGCGGGGCGCAATCGTGAACCCTGAAGCGAAACAGAGTGAAACGAAAACGATCATTGTCGAGGTGCACCGGAGCGCATCGGCCGGCTCGATGGTGGACGACGAGACGGGCCAtggagctgcagcagcggGTACGATCATTCCACCGCCTCCGCCCCTGTTCGCCGACACCGTCACGACATCCAGTTGCCAGTCGGTGACGAATGCAGCAGCGGCATCGTCCAGCACGACGCTAGCGCAAGAACAAGCGTCCGCCGCTGCGGCCCATCACAGCCTGAGCAACGCAATATCGGACGAGCTGCGGCGCCGGGCACAGAAGAAAGCGGCACCGGCGGGCGGCGGCGCGACGGACCCGGCCACCGGGCCGGCCGCCGCCCTCACTGAGCTCGAGAATCGGCTGAAGGAAAAGAACGTCCGTTTGCGCCCGGTAACGATGGCCATTTCGGACGAACGGCACACCGCCCTGATGGACGAGTTCCGGGCGGTGCACAAACGTATGTTCAAGAATGGATTCGACAACGCGGAACTaaag AAACAGCCCCCCAAAACGAATGATGCGGACCACGGTCAGCCGATCCAGGACGCAGTCAACGGTGCAAATGGGGCAAGGAAATCGCCCAAAGGCACGATGGGACGAGTGGCGGCGTCAGAAATGGCCAAGGCAAGCGGCGACAGTGCCGAGCTGGAATCGATCGAATCGTTCAAGCTGAACAATCCGCAACAACCACCGGTACGGCCCCCTTCGTACTACTTCTGCCCGCAGGCAACCGGGCCGCCAACGATGAAGAAATCCCAAAAACCGATCGCCGTCACGATCAGCGAGTATGCGACGAGCGCGGGACGGACGGAAGAGCCCAAAAAGACGACCCGGTTCGATTTTGGACAGCTGCGATCCGTGACGGAAGCGATCGGGGGTGGTGGTCCCGTCGGTGGTCCTAAGGAGGGCCCGTTAAGTAGACAGCGCCAAGCTCCAGCAACGTAG